The stretch of DNA cattaaagactcagcgccgcgcacatgggcgacgagtcatgatgaccagctactgactggagtaacagtgcacgctgctacagtggactgagtcagtagttcggcgcttcatcatgacctcgacgcgtggctgcagaggctagaccctactctgacaggacagctcaagaccatccctggtcagaagctacgcacggaagccgacgacaagatctctgGATCTGAGGAATTGAAGGCCAAAgtatagtttataatacatcgccgggtccacatgtcgggacCCCGCTCAGTGTATGTgttccccttggacatataaaagggagagcacgcccgctagaacacagataCACCCAGGCCAAGGCCGAAGACTAGATTTCCTAAGGCTCTCGAAGGCCAGGCAAAAAGCTCCCTCgagcgcgcacacacacagacCAAGCTCTCTCCGAGCTCAcccagactcaagcaatacaacacacagttgacgtagggtattacgctccggcggcccgaaccactctaaaccggctgtgttcatcgtgttcttgagcgagatcgaactagtcctaactaacccccgagtactcatcctctgggcttaggcgggtgcattccgccacccggctgtggtttgccacaccacgacaaatAGATTTACAAATTTGTGAATCCCAACTGATACTTTGGTTAGTGTAAAAGCTGTTTATGTTGCTTTTGTTAATCCTGTTTGTGCCTAAGTTGTGAGGCCAGTGTAATTGATCTTGCATTTAGTCAGTTTTTAATTTGTTATTATGCTTAAAATCtttttatccttttgttctgCAGGAAGGATCTCAAGGTTGCTCTCATATATGCGGTCTTGTTTTGTTTTCTCATGGTGTCCTGCTATGTTGCCATTTACTTGAAATGGTTCAAACTTTCAGCCATGTTTGTAATTTTCGGAATTCTTCTTCCAGTGAGTCTCAAAATCTCTAGGCATAGAAGGCTCAAgaggaaaagagaaaggagattACTGTTACCACTGTCCATGTGAATATGTTTCCATACCATGTAACATTTCAGTAAAGTTGCTCAACTACAGATAGGAAAAGATTCCCGGCAGATTAACTCGATTCACAGCCCCAGGTTACACTTTCCAGTTTCCAGAATGTTGCATTCTCTCCTGCTTTTGCTGTTATGCGCATGCGTACATATTTGCCGACACTTGGgttttgccttttttttctcttcttttttcaaaCTGCGGCCTTTGAAAGAGAATGCATATTGTTGGAGTTTGTGACGGCAAATCATGCAAATCTCGTAGCTTGTTTGTCCAGTGCATTTGCTGGTGGCTGCAATCATGTGAAAAATTTCTGGTCAATTGTGGCGTCAGTTGTTGGAATCAGCTCTTGTTCAGTGCACTCGGCGAGCCGCTTTGCCGGTTTTATCCTCCCCGTGTGTGAATACATACGCTCTTGCGCCCTTGATGTCGTCTTCCAGTTTTATTGAGCTTTGTCAGCCTTAACATCCACTGTCGTGTGTTCCTGCAGCCGCAGTCTTTCCCTACACTGTTTTGTGCAGTCTATCTTGCTTGTTGTGTCGCGTGTGTCGAGCCCGGAGGACCTGGTAAAAAACAGCTCTAGGAACCAGGATAAGGTATTGCACTAGCTGATCAGGCCAGCAACAGTTCAGTCCAGGCGCACTGTTGCTGCTCACGTACTGTAGATTGAAGCTAGCTGACCGTGCCTGCCACCCGCCAGGATAAGAGGTCTTTATCGCTGGTTCGGCACAGCACCACCGACGCTGTCTTGCATAGTAAACTCATAAACTGTGACGCGATCAGAGTGATGCAGCATAGGATTCGGGTTATCGGCAGCAGCGACACTCTCATCACACAGCCGGGCGAGCTGGTTCCCTTCCCAACCACGCCGGTGCCGGCTGCCGCTCGATCACCGGCCTTGTTGGAATTGGACGCGGGCCGCGCGCCCGCACGGTCCAGGCGCGGCCGCGGAACGGCAGCCCACGCCCCACAGCCACAGGCCACAGCCCGGTCTGAGCGCATGCGACGAATACGCCCTCAGCCAGGCAGGGTACTTGGCTGCGACGCTGCCGCATCCGCGcgtctgccgccggcgccggcaggaTCGAGATCGATCAGGGCGGCACCGCACGGCACGCCTGTGCCTGTGCCTGTGCGTGCGCCCACCAAGTTGGGGGGCATCCGCCATCATCCCCTTCCCGGCGAATCTCCATTGTGGCCCGGCGGACGTTGATCTGCGCTGCTCGCGCGGCAGCCtttggaccccccccccccccccccccccatcccCATCCGGCATCCGCTGACCGCGGCACACTGCCGCCGATACCCTGGAGCGCCCTTCCCTTCCCCAGTGGGGCATCCCGTTTCTCACCACAAGTGTCATTGTGTCAAGTGGGCGGTTTTGTCTTCCAGCCACACCGGCAATGGCCAGTTCGTTCGATCGTCCGAAAGCtactgctggtgctggtgctggtgctgggcCGGGTGCCACTGGGCACGGAGGAGTGAGCAAGTATCTCGCGCCGGATTAGCGAAAAGGCAGAGCCCATCAGCTCCGTGCCGCACGAGCGAGTGCCCGATGGGGACGACCGTACCGAACGAGCCCTCGACAGGTGCCCGAGCCGAATGATGATGCCCCGCGCTTTCGACGAGAGCTGCTGAGctctccgccgcccgccggcgacgcAACCCCGCACGCACGCTTCGGCGAGAGAACTAGCTAGCAACTCCGTCCGTCGACCTGGGTTGGGTCACATCACACTTCACACCTGCGCGCGCGGGAGCGCAATAAACTAACAATAAACTAAGAGTTAATTCCTtaaatgccatcaaaatttaagaCAATTTCTTAAATGTCATTAAAATTTAGACTATCCCTTCATTGCCACTAAAATTTTACTTCAATCTCCTCAATGCCATTCCGTGAGTCTGCTGTTAGAGTGATGGTAAAATGAGAACAAAAAGACGTTATTGCCCTTGTAATATATGGATGGCGGCGCCCCTCCCATGGTGCTGCGCACGGTCGTGGGTGGAGCAGGTCGCCACAGATCGGGCTGCCGCGACGCCCTCCCGCGGTTCTTGGGCGCGTGCGCGGATGAAGGGGGCGGTGCTGCAGGTTGAGCACACGACACGCCGCCGCGTGGGGCGTAGGCTCCCTCCCCCAACCCCTCCCTCACCACAAGGGGCGCCTCCATGTGGGTGCCGAGCAGGGGTGTCGCCAGccagggcgccgccggccctctctccctccccccacCCTAGGGCCCGGGACGCCTCCGCGTGGGCGCCGAGCAGGGTCGCCGCCCGCCGAGCAGGGGCGCCACCCAGCCAGGGTGCCAAGGCGTCGGGCAAGGGCGCCGCCAAGGCCCCATGCGCCAAGCAGGGGCGCCGCTGCGTGGGCTTCCTGGTGGCGGGGGCGCCGCCCAGCCATGGGGCTGCTGCGCTGGCGCCGAGTAGGGGCGCCGCTAGCCAGGGCGTCGATGgccccctctccctcaccccaccCTAGGGCCTAGGGCGCCTCGCGTGGGCACTGAGCAGGGGCACCCCCAGCTAGGGCGCCGCCGCGTTGGCGCCGAGCAAGGCCGCCGCCAGGGCCCCCATGCGCCGAGCAGGGGCGCCGCTATGTGGGCCTCCTGGTGGCGCGGGCGCTGGTCTGGCTTCGCGCGCCCTCCTAGCGGCGTGTCGCCGATGCGCATGGGCGGAGCCGAGGAGGCGTGTGCGGCACGTGCGCCGCGGTGGGGAGGGAGCCGTTTGCTACCGTGTTTTCACGGTTTCCGCTTGGAATCTAACAGAAATAGCACTGAGGGGATTGGAGTTAAATTTAAGTGGCAATGAAGGGATGAgctaaattttgatggcattcaaGGGATTGgcttaaattttgatggcattcaGGGAATTAACTCATAAACTAATAAGCCCAATGGCGAGCTCATCGAGTTGCCCGTTGATCCCGGCAGCCATCTGTCTCTCCAGCAGTCGACACATCTTTGTGCACTCGGGGCTACTAGTATAGTTGCGTTTTTAGGTAAAAGGCTAGGACCAAAGTTGGAGAGGCCTCTCCTCCTTTTCGCTCGACGACGCCCGGCGTCATCTTTTCGCTCACGCACACCTATTCATGGTGTCGAGGGACAACAGAACGTCTTACCGGGCCGGCCGGGGCTCTGCCGCTGCTCTAAAATCTTCCCTTCCGACTTTTTTCACCCTGTCTgcgtatactccctccgtcccaatatataagcactccaaggATTTAAATTGGAAAAATAGAAGGAGGGGGAAATGACGATTTTGCCCTTAAGTGGATGAGCCTTGGCACGGCTCCCGGGGACACCAGCGCTGAgcggctctcgccgccgccgtcaaggaGGGCAGCACGGCGGGgccccgcgcggcggccgggcggaaGGGGAGGAGCGCTGGCGGGCGTGCCTCGACCGGCTGGAGCAGGGAacccgcggcggccggagcagggggAGCCGGGGAGGAGGGGCCCTTGGCGGCGGCCGAAGCGCGCGGCTGCCGGAGCAGGGGGAAGAGGCGCCTCTTCGCGGCTGACGGAGCAGGGGGAGGAGGcagcccccggcggcggccggagcagggggAGGACGGccacgcggcgcggcggccgaagCAGGGGGAGGAGGCCACCCCGGGCGGCAGCCGgagtaggaggaggacggccgCGCATCGCGGCAGCCGGAGCGGGAGGGGAGGATGGCGGCGTGGCGGGGCCACCACGCGGCAGTTGGAACGGGAGGGGAGGTGGGCGGGATGGCGGCCGGAGCttgaaggggcggcggcgggcgggcgtgcCGGAGCTGGGAGTGCGGTGGCGGGCGTGCGGGCTTGGAGATCCAGTCATCCAGGAGACGCGAGGCAGAAGGATAACGTGGTGGGACCCACACATAGGAATGCTTACATTTTGATAAAAATTTTGAATGCTAGAAGTGCTTATATTgcgggacagagggagtagttgCCAGGAACAGAGCTGCGGACATGTCGTCCAGTAAAATCACATAAGATCAACGTTAAATCAGACATGATTAGGCACTGAGAAAGTAGGTCGGCCTGAAACAGAGCAGGCCGAAGAATAACTGATTTTCAGCAAGGGGGGCAAGAAAACAGTTCAGCGTTTGCTGAAACCTTTTTTCCTGATACTATGAACTAGCTAGGCACTCTCAGCCCTTGCGgccttgcctttttttttttgcctgatTTTTTACGGGGTAGGAGATATGTATTGTTGCATGCAAAggccaatgcaatgcaaggacGACCCCAGGGCACTCATGCGTGTCTGTAGTCGTAAGAAATGCATGATGCAA from Panicum virgatum strain AP13 chromosome 9K, P.virgatum_v5, whole genome shotgun sequence encodes:
- the LOC120646754 gene encoding uncharacterized protein LOC120646754, translating into MITRAKLVEQLRDHQIRSAQSYSAALAVFLPSPHIASRKDLKVALIYAVLFCFLMVSCYVAIYLKWFKLSAMFVIFGILLPVSLKISRHRRLKRKRERRLLLPLSM